The DNA sequence GTTTTCTGGGCAATCTGGTGTAGGCAAATCTTCTTTGATTAATTTAGTCACAGGTCTTTGTTTTGCAACAAGAAAAGTGGTAAAACGCACGGGTAAAGGTTCACATACAACAACGCAAGCTCGCATGATCCCTTTAGAAGGAAGGAGCTATTGTATTGATACTCCCGGTATTCAGAGTTTTGGAATCTGGGATATAGATAAAAAAACACTATCTTCTTACTTTTCTGAAATCTTTACCGCTTCAGAGGGGTGTCAATTTCCCAATTGCACCCACAGAAGAGAACCTAATTGTGCAGTAAAAAAAGCAGTAGAGATAGGAAAAATTTCAACCTTGCGCTTTGACTCTTATTGCGCTTTAATGTCTTCTCTATCTAAAAAACATCAAAAACGTTAACCATTTAGGCATTTTATATGAGCAACATCGAATCTATTGATGCTTTAGAAGTACTTGACTCCCGTGGTAGCCCCACAATTGAAGTTTCTGTTTTTGCTACAGATGGTAGCCAAGGCAAAGCCATTGTCCCCTCTGGGGCATCCACTGGCGAACATGAAGCTGTTGAACTAAGAGACAAAGACCCTAAACGCTATCAAGGTAAAGGTGTTTTACAAGCTGTAGAAAATGTGATAGATCCTCTTGCCAAACTCTTAAAAGGAGAATCCATTTTTGCACAAAATAAAATTGACCAGCTAATGATTCAAGCAGATGGAAAAGAAAATAAATCACGCTATGGAGCTAACGCCATTCTAGGGATTTCTCTTGCAGTGGCTAAAGCCGCTGCTTGTTCTAAAAAAATGCCTCTTTATAAGTACTTACATTCTCAGACTCATTATACTATGCCCTGTCCTATGATGAATATTATCAACGGAGGAGCTCATGCAGATAATCTGCTCGATTTTCAAGAGTTTATGATTCGTCCTATCGGAGCACCCACTTTTCGTGAGGCGTTGCGTTGGGGCGTAGAAATCTATCACACACTAAAATCACTTTTAAAAAGCGAAGGGTACTCTACTTCTGTTGGAGATGAAGGAGGATTTGCTCCTAGATTAGAATCCAATGAAATAACCCTTGATTATATCTCAAGAGCTATTAGGCAAGCAGGCTATGAACCAGGTAATCAAATAACTATTGCAATGGATTGCGCAGCTTCTGAATTTTACGATAGCTGCAGTAAATTCTATATTGAAAGAAAAAAACAAGCAGCTGGTATGCCTTTTAGTGCACGCTCGGCAGAAGAGCTTATTGCCTATCTTAGCAAATTATGCGAAAAGTATCCTATCGATAGTATTGAAGATCCTCTCGATCAAAATGACTGGAAAGGTTGGCATAAGTTAACAGCCGCATTAGGGAAAAAAATCCAAATAGTCGGAGACGATATCTTTGTAACCAACCCAAAATTTCTACAAAAAGGAATTGATCAAGGAGTCGCTAATGCTATTTTAATTAAACTCAATCAAATTGGGACTTTATCAGAAACCCTTGGAACTATAGATCTAGCCAAAAAAAATCGATATAAAACGGTTATCTCTCATCGTTCAGGAGAAACAGAAGATACAACAATTGCTGACTTAAGCGTTGCTTTTTCAACAGGACAGATTAAAACAGGAGCACCTTGCCGCACAGATAGAGTTGCCAAATACAATCGTCTATTGGAAATTGAGCACGAGCTTAAAGCTCATGTGCATTTTGGCAAATAAGTAGCGGCTGTCCTGCAAATAATAGAGTATGCGCAACTAAAGGTTTTAGCTGCTTTTCTATGGATAATACATATCTATTTCCAATAAGAGAACCTACCTTAGAGATAAAGTCTCCTTGCGCAACATAAGTAATAAACCGCTGTTTAACTTCCTTTTCAAGCAAATTCCAGCTTTTATTTGCTTGTTTAAATATCCCTGGAGGATGAAAAGCAATAGAAGGCTCTTTACTTAATAGATCGTAATATTTGATGAAAGTATGTCCAGCTAACGCTCCTCCTAAGCTACAACCTATTACACGCGCTGTATTTGTCTTCTGACGAACTTGATCCAGCCATTCTTGAATCTGTAATTGGGCTTTCCTAAAAACTCTAAACCCAGGGCCAGAAAAATCCAAATCGCTAAAAAGAGAAGCTAAACCCCTTCTAGTAGTTGGGCTTAAATCTGTTCCTCGAAAAATTAAAAGTGAAGAAATATGAAGGTTTTTTGGGATCCAACCAAATGCTGGCATTTGCTGCCAAAGGTTAAAAATCCGATCTAAAACAAATGTTTCTAAAGTGATTTGATTTTGTAAATTGCGAATAGGAATTCTTATCTCATAGTTCAAAGCAACATCACGATAGGCTAATGCCTTGCAAAGAATCTCTGTTACACAAAAATCTAGCCAGTTATTGTCTACTTCCATAGTGTTTTCTAATGCTTCTTGTACAACTTTTAAATCCTCTTTACTACTAGATACAAAAGAGAGCAGGGGCGCATGCGAGAAATATCCATGCTCTCTTGCGAACTTTTGTAAACTTAAAGGACTTGCGTATGTTCTCATTTCTTCTTGTGTTTCATAGAAGCGTCTCTGGTAGGGGAAACATACCTCAAGTAAGGAATCCAATTTGGACAAACTCCAAGTTCGTACATTACTCATGAGAAGGAAATATCTTTTGCAAAGCTGGTTTAAAGCGTTCTTCTAGAATTTGTTTTTTGTTGGTTAATAGACCATCATGCAATGATTTTACATCTATAAGCTGTAATCTTCTACAACTAAAAACATCCTTTTCTGCACGAAGAATCACTTTATATTCTTTATCGTGAATACAAAATTCTGTCGGGGAAAAACAAGCATTAAACCGGGTGATTACCACATAAGGCCAATGGCTTTCTTCTAAAACAGATTGTCCTGCATAATTTCCTATAAATGGTCTTTTCAATAAATAATGAAATAGAGTGGGGAAAATATCCATATGCGAACTAAGCTGATCTAAAGTACGCCCGCTCCATTGAGAATGGTTGCCCAATCGATAATACAAAGGAACATGAACCTGTGGATAACTTAGATGAGAAGCGTGAAAAAGATGTCCTTGTTCATAAAATTCCTCTCCATGATCTCCCGTAATTACTACCAAAGCATCTTTATCCAATTTAAGAGCTGTGAAAAATTTTCCAAATAAGGTATCCACAAAATGCAGTGCATTTCGATAACGATTTTTAATTTTTTCTAAATACTCTTTGTTATTAGAAAGAGCTTTTAGATAGTTAAGCGTTTGATCCACCGGTTCAAAAACAGATTTTTTTTCAAGAGGCCAGCTATAGCCCAAATGCGTGGAATCTAGAAAAGTAATAAATACCCGTCCTCCCTTACTCTGTTGCATATCCTCTATTAAACAATTGATAACAGCTTGGTCTTTTAAATAAGTAGGCACTGCTACAGAATCTTGTGTAACTATTTTATCAATAAGCGCTCGATTACGACCAAATAAACTCTCTTCCATTCCATAATAACCAAGACGTGAGGAGGCATATACATGAATACGATATCCACTTGCCTTCAATGTTTGTAAAAAAGGACTTCCCATGGATTTCTGCTTTAATAATACAGAATTCCAATGAAATGGCAGCTGCGAATAAAAAAGGGAAAACCAAGAAAGATGAGTTGCATTTGCATTCGCAAAAGCTAATTTAAAAGAAAGCGACTGCTCTTTAAAAGAGCTTAAATGAGGAGCCATTTCATGATTAATAAAATCTTCTCTTAAAGATTCCACTATGAATAAATAAATATCGGGTTTTGCATCTAAATGCAATTTCTCAATCTCTAATAAATTATGTTCTTGCAGAGCTAAAATAGGTTGATCTATTTCTAAATATTCCTTTTCTTTCACAAAAAAAGTTGTTTTCCAAGGCAGAATTTTTTGATATGCCTGCATATTATCAAGCATTTTCCTGTCTAGGGTTATTAAATCCCATCCACATAGTAAAAAAAAACCACCTCCTGCTAATACAATTAGAGAATTGAAAGAAAGATAAAGAGGAATTTTGTCGCTCCAGTATTGTGTTTTTTTAAAACACAATACACTCGAAATTAAGATAATAATCGCGCCAAAAAAGAAGAGAATCCAATTACTTAAAGAGATATTGCTCGCATAAAGCAGCTCTAAAATATTGTCTCCACCTTCTTGGAGCATAAAATTTAAAGCAAACCAAAATGAAATATCCATCAATCGAACAAGAGGAAAATCAAGAATATGGGCTAAAATTAAAAATAAACTCAACCCAACCATATTAATAGCAAAAGGAATATACAAACTGAGAGCTTTAGCTAATATCATTAATAAAATAGTTTCAAGAGCACACTGTCCTATTGCATCAACACACCATATAGCTGCACTAGGTTTTAGCAATAAATGAACAATATGTAATGTACTTATCAATAAAAAATAGAAGCCAAAAAACCAATAGTTAATCGATTTTTCTTTCATGGATTATCTTTAATTTAATAAATCAGTAACAAACTCTTCCCAAGATTTTTTTCTAATAAAATCCTCAATGCGTTCAGGATGCTGTGGATGTACTTGCTCCACAAATTCTGGTATAAATCGTGTAAGGTTATCTACAGCATATTCTTCATCCATACGACGAGAAAATCCTTTAATAAATTCATTCCACTTAAATCTGCTGGTCTTAATTTGACGCATACAATTTTTTAGTTTTTCATCAGAAAAAATATATCCAATAAAACGCAAAGGATGAATATAATTCACTTGATCCCCCTTTTTTTCTAGATAGCGCCTCTCCAGTAGTAATTTTACCAATCCTTTTTCTGCCATCGTTTTAATAATGATCCTGATATTTTTTTTATCCTCTTCTAATAAAGGAAGTTGGTAAAAAGAATCTTGCATAGACGCAGAAACAAAAAAAGTTTCTATTTTTCTTTGATAAGCGGTTAATTCTTTTTGCATATCTTTCCAACTAATCTTTTCAAATAGCTGACAAAAAACTAAAGGGATATTCTCATATTCTCCAGTTAATCTTTCAAAGACTTGGTTTTTAATGTTTTGATAGTTTTCATAATCAAATCTTTCAGCAAGAAAAAGATTCTGAGAAATTTCTTGAATAAGCACTGCTTTTGCTTGAAAAAAATCATTTTGATCAATTAATCGATGGACAGTATCAAAAAAAATTCCCTCTATTTTCTCTTTAGATTGCACAGAAATAAATCCTATATGACTGATAATCAGAGATAAAAGGAAATTTCTCAGCATCTAGCCCTCCACAAACCAAAATATTAGTTTTAATTATCCAAAGAATTTCCTACAACAATTTTACTCAAAAAAAGAAAGTAAAAAAACAATCAGACTTATATTGAATTTTTTTTTGAAAAAATATAAAGAAACAAATAAGTCCCTTTCAAAGGAGGAAGAGATGCGCCATACGGTTTTTTTATTCGGAGAAGCAGAAAAAGGAGAATTTTGCAATCCCAAATTCTGCGAATCTGTTTACCAACTAGCAGAAAAATTTGGTAATCCTCCTAAAGGAAGTGAAGGATTACCGTGTGGTATTCAAATGCTACTCTACAACAGGTTATTAATTTATTTTAGGGTAAAAGAGGAAGGCTTTAGCTTACCTGATTATAAACAAGGGTTAAAAATGCTTAAGAATCCAAAAGCATTCCCTAAGCTATCAGCTATTTGCATGCCTGGAGTGGGAGATGCAGATATCATCAAACGCACCATTGCTATTTGTTTTTTATATCAAAGCATCTTTGTCACCTCTCAAAAAGATCTCTATGACTTCTTGACCAGCTACACTTCTTAGCTAAAATAATTAACTAATCCTATGGTATCCGGTTGCATGGTTTTCTTACCCACACTCCAATTAGCAGGACAAACCTCTCCATACGCTTCAAAGCAGATTAATGCATCTAAAATACGTAAAGCCTCCTTTACAGAGCGTCCAAGTGGAAAATCATTTATTAAAAGATGACGTATAATTCCTTGACGATCGATTAAGAACAAACCTCGATAGGCAATTCCTTCTTCTTCATGTAGCACGCCATAATCACTAGCTATTTTCTTATTCAGATCAGAAATAATTGGATATTCTATTCCTTCAATACCACCTTTGGCTTTAGGAGTAGAAAGCCATGCTAAATGAGAAAACCCACTATCCACCGAGCAACCAATTATTTGAGAATTCTTTTGTTTAAATTGTGGAAGGGCCTCTTGAAAAGCGTGTAACTCCGTTGGACAAACAAAAGTAAAATCTAAGGGGTAGAAGAAAAGGACAACATATGTCCCTAAAAAATCATCTAAAGAAAATTCATCTATTATTTTCTCTCCTTGCACAGCTTTTGTTCTAAAAGAAGGGGCTTTTTTTCCAACTAGTAAACGACTCATAATGTCCTCTTATGTAAAAGTTTTTCCATTGCATGAATATTTGAAAGCTCTTGCTTAATTGTCGTTTTATTCCCATGCCCTGGATAAACACTAGTCTCTTGAGGAAGAGTTTCTAATTTTTTTAAAGATTCTATCATTGTAAGAGGAGGGCATGCTGTTGGCAAATCCATTCGACCAATAGCTCCTTGAAATAAAGTATCTCCCGAAAAGAGGATTTTCTGTTTCTCTAGGTAAAAACATACGCCTCCCGGAGTATGGCCTGGAGTATGGATGACTTTAATGCGCAGATCTCCTACATCAATCATCTCACCATCTTTTAGATAATGATCTACTTTTACCCCTTGAATAGGAATAAAAAGAGGGATCCCATCAGAACCAGGATTTATAACGTTAGTTTCATCATCCTGATGTATATAAACCGGTATATCCAAACGATTTTTTAAATAAGTAACATCTGCAATATGATCCCAATGAGAATGAGTAAGAAGAATTTTTTCCAGTATTAATTGGCACTCTTCTGCATAAGAACTAAGCTCTCTAGCACTACCCTGGCCTACGTCAATTACAACGGATGATTTAGAAGATGAGCAGATAAGCAAATAGCTATTCGTATCTATTGGTCCGGTTGAGAATCTTTTTACGATCATAGATAACTCTCTATAGAAAAAAAATGCACCAGAGAGGATTCGAACCTCCGACCTCTCGGTTCGTAGCCGAGTGCTCTATCCAACTGAGCTACCAGTGCGTAGGGGTCATATCATCCTGATTTACTTGATTTTCAGCAAGAGCGTTTTGTTTTAAATGATTTTCTAAATAAAGTTTAATTATACTTTTTTTTGCATTCTTGCCATGCTCTCTTTTAAAAATCCCAAGAGATCTCTTATGAAGTTCATCAAATGCTCGTTAATCTTTGCCTTTTTCCTCCTACAAACTTCAACGTTAACTGTAAAAAAATATTAAATCCACCCAAGCACCATCTAGATGAGTTCCAAAACGTTTCTGATCAATCAATTCATTTACCTGGTACTTGTATAGAAAAAAATGACTCTGTAAATTACAGCCTATTAGAAGATTTTTGTTTCTTGTCTGATTATTACCAAATGGACTCAGAAATAGAGTCTTTTATACTAACCTCTATACAAGCAATGGAAGATGATTTCTTGCCATTTGTTTTTGAATAGATCTCTCTTAAATTCAGAGAAGTCGCTTTCTTTGATTAAGCAAAAAGAACTATAAAGGTTTTTAAGAAAATCTTGGTTTTAAGCAAAGGGGAAAATACAGGGCTATTCTGTCAAACACTACATCAATAACAGTCACTATAGACAAAAATTTAATAACAGAAAACAATCTTGATGGTAATGGTTTCCCGTTTACTAAAAAAATCATCTTGTCGGTAAGAATTTTGCTCAAAATAAACTTTGTAAGGAATCTTATGGACTTTTCATCATCAGTATTAGACATAAAAGGATT is a window from the Candidatus Rhabdochlamydia porcellionis genome containing:
- the eno gene encoding phosphopyruvate hydratase — protein: MSNIESIDALEVLDSRGSPTIEVSVFATDGSQGKAIVPSGASTGEHEAVELRDKDPKRYQGKGVLQAVENVIDPLAKLLKGESIFAQNKIDQLMIQADGKENKSRYGANAILGISLAVAKAAACSKKMPLYKYLHSQTHYTMPCPMMNIINGGAHADNLLDFQEFMIRPIGAPTFREALRWGVEIYHTLKSLLKSEGYSTSVGDEGGFAPRLESNEITLDYISRAIRQAGYEPGNQITIAMDCAASEFYDSCSKFYIERKKQAAGMPFSARSAEELIAYLSKLCEKYPIDSIEDPLDQNDWKGWHKLTAALGKKIQIVGDDIFVTNPKFLQKGIDQGVANAILIKLNQIGTLSETLGTIDLAKKNRYKTVISHRSGETEDTTIADLSVAFSTGQIKTGAPCRTDRVAKYNRLLEIEHELKAHVHFGK
- a CDS encoding sulfatase-like hydrolase/transferase; its protein translation is MKEKSINYWFFGFYFLLISTLHIVHLLLKPSAAIWCVDAIGQCALETILLMILAKALSLYIPFAINMVGLSLFLILAHILDFPLVRLMDISFWFALNFMLQEGGDNILELLYASNISLSNWILFFFGAIIILISSVLCFKKTQYWSDKIPLYLSFNSLIVLAGGGFFLLCGWDLITLDRKMLDNMQAYQKILPWKTTFFVKEKEYLEIDQPILALQEHNLLEIEKLHLDAKPDIYLFIVESLREDFINHEMAPHLSSFKEQSLSFKLAFANANATHLSWFSLFYSQLPFHWNSVLLKQKSMGSPFLQTLKASGYRIHVYASSRLGYYGMEESLFGRNRALIDKIVTQDSVAVPTYLKDQAVINCLIEDMQQSKGGRVFITFLDSTHLGYSWPLEKKSVFEPVDQTLNYLKALSNNKEYLEKIKNRYRNALHFVDTLFGKFFTALKLDKDALVVITGDHGEEFYEQGHLFHASHLSYPQVHVPLYYRLGNHSQWSGRTLDQLSSHMDIFPTLFHYLLKRPFIGNYAGQSVLEESHWPYVVITRFNACFSPTEFCIHDKEYKVILRAEKDVFSCRRLQLIDVKSLHDGLLTNKKQILEERFKPALQKIFPSHE
- a CDS encoding peroxiredoxin, which codes for MSRLLVGKKAPSFRTKAVQGEKIIDEFSLDDFLGTYVVLFFYPLDFTFVCPTELHAFQEALPQFKQKNSQIIGCSVDSGFSHLAWLSTPKAKGGIEGIEYPIISDLNKKIASDYGVLHEEEGIAYRGLFLIDRQGIIRHLLINDFPLGRSVKEALRILDALICFEAYGEVCPANWSVGKKTMQPDTIGLVNYFS
- a CDS encoding MBL fold metallo-hydrolase, which encodes MIVKRFSTGPIDTNSYLLICSSSKSSVVIDVGQGSARELSSYAEECQLILEKILLTHSHWDHIADVTYLKNRLDIPVYIHQDDETNVINPGSDGIPLFIPIQGVKVDHYLKDGEMIDVGDLRIKVIHTPGHTPGGVCFYLEKQKILFSGDTLFQGAIGRMDLPTACPPLTMIESLKKLETLPQETSVYPGHGNKTTIKQELSNIHAMEKLLHKRTL